The DNA window GCCCATGGGCTGGGCGTTGAGCAGTGAGCAAGTGTATTCCGCGTGATAATGACACTTGAGCCAGGCGGTGGCGTAAGCGATCAGCGCGAAGCTCGCCGCGTGGCTCTCGGGAAAGCCGTATTCGCCGAAGCCGCGGATCTGTTCGAAGACTCGCTCGGCGAACTCTAAGGCGATGCCTTTCGCCTGCATGCGCGTGATCAAGCGCTCGCGATGGCGTTCCATCCGCCCGGTGCGATGCCACGCTGCCATGTCGCGGCGCAGTTGATCGGCTTCGCCGGGCGTGTAATCGGCGGCGATCATCGCCAAACGCATCACCTGCTCTTGAAACAACGGCACACCGAGAGTTTTTTCCAACACCGGCTTGAGCGACGGATGCGGATACTCCACCGCTTCTTTCCCTTGGCGCCGGCGCAAATAGGGATGCACCATACCGCCGGTGATCGGACCGGGGCGAACGATGCTGATCTCGATGACCAGATCGTAAAAATTTCTCGGCCGCAGCCGCGGCAACATCGCCATCTGGGCGCGGCTCTCGATTTGAAACACGCCCACCGTGTCGCCTTTGCAGATCATATCGAAGGTCGCTTCGTCCTTCGCTGGAATGGTCGCCATGGAAAGTTCAACACCGCGCCGCTGGCGCAAAAGCTTGAAGCAAAGATCGAGCTGGGTGAGCCCGCCGAGACCGAGCAGATCGACTTTGAACAGGCCGAGATTTTCGACGTCCTCTTTATCCCACTGGATCACCGTGCGCCCCGGCATGGTCGCGTTTTCGATGGGCACCATATCGTGCACCGGTTCGTGGCCGAGGAGAAAACCGCCGGGATGAATCGACAGATGGCGCGGAAAATCTAAAATCTCATTGGACAGCTGCAGCAAATGCTCGTGCAAGCCAATTGAGGGATCGACGCCGAGTTCAGCCAGCACTTCCGGCCGGAGATTTTCATAGGATGACAAAAACTTCGCTACGCGATCGAGCGCCGTCTCGGAAATCCCCAGAGCTTTACCGACATCGCGCAGCGCCGAGCGCGAGCGGTAGCGCACCACGTTGGCGACCATGGCGGCGCGCTCGCGACCATACTTTTGATAAACATGCTGGATCACTTCCTCGCGCCGGCCATGTTGAATATCGAGATCGATGTCCGGCGGCTCGGCGCGCTCCATGGAAATGAAACGCTCGAAGAGCAAACCCATGCGCACCGGATCGATGGCGGTGATGCCCAGGCAATAACAGACGACCGAATTGGCCGCCGAGCCGCGCCCCTGGCAAAGAATATCGTTGGCGCGACAAAACTCGACGATCTCCCACATGGTGAGAAAGTAGCCGGGATAATCGAGCGCCTCGATGATCTCCAGCTCTTTTTCCAACTGCGCCGTCACCGTCTCAGGAAGCGAATCACCGTAACGCCAACGCGCACCGTCGAACGTTTGCCGGCGCAGCCACTGCCCTGAAGTCGTACCGTCGGGCAATTTTTCCGACGGATAGCGATAGTGAATTTCATCTAGTGAAAAGTCACAGCGCGCGGCGATCTCTAGGGTTATCTCCATCGCCGCAGGATCGTCACCGAACAGTCGCGCAAAAGCATGGGGCGGCTTGAGACTGCACTCCGCATTTGGTTTCAACTTGCGACCG is part of the Deltaproteobacteria bacterium genome and encodes:
- the dnaE gene encoding DNA polymerase III subunit alpha; its protein translation is MSIYVPLWCKSNFSFLEGASHPDELVDEAYRLGLPALALTDRDGVYGVVRGHMKAREVGLKLIIGSEVSVNDGSTIVLLAQNRGGYANLCRLITKGRRRSEKGDSAVVWDEVCAHAAGVIALWRGDLSSAIPVKTGIQALPSGSRTQNLDSRLGENDGEGIPADEADLDNVIGLLRDAFGDRLYGLIARHRCEEEVAQEARLRECAKRFGIPLVAANEVLYHNPSRRRLQDILTAIRHGIPVAACGRKLKPNAECSLKPPHAFARLFGDDPAAMEITLEIAARCDFSLDEIHYRYPSEKLPDGTTSGQWLRRQTFDGARWRYGDSLPETVTAQLEKELEIIEALDYPGYFLTMWEIVEFCRANDILCQGRGSAANSVVCYCLGITAIDPVRMGLLFERFISMERAEPPDIDLDIQHGRREEVIQHVYQKYGRERAAMVANVVRYRSRSALRDVGKALGISETALDRVAKFLSSYENLRPEVLAELGVDPSIGLHEHLLQLSNEILDFPRHLSIHPGGFLLGHEPVHDMVPIENATMPGRTVIQWDKEDVENLGLFKVDLLGLGGLTQLDLCFKLLRQRRGVELSMATIPAKDEATFDMICKGDTVGVFQIESRAQMAMLPRLRPRNFYDLVIEISIVRPGPITGGMVHPYLRRRQGKEAVEYPHPSLKPVLEKTLGVPLFQEQVMRLAMIAADYTPGEADQLRRDMAAWHRTGRMERHRERLITRMQAKGIALEFAERVFEQIRGFGEYGFPESHAASFALIAYATAWLKCHYHAEYTCSLLNAQPMGFYTPATIVEDAKRHDVIVRSIDAQASDWDCTLERCVRSTGDFAVRMGLRYVKSLGEGEWQRIASARCIRPFASLEDFVRRTGLDEGSLSALAEAGAFESFGVARRNALWDVRRLVQSRGQSLTMSVEEANPGFAPLTDFEEVGWDYHRTAHSARRHPLEPLRGNLLRQGLPDARTVATMQNGEKIRYAGLVICRQRPGTAGGVVFMTLEDETGFVNVVVWESVFQRYAVLAKTVSFLGISGKLQVEDGVVHLVAERLWEPRTELPPASGRSRDFH